Proteins from a genomic interval of Zingiber officinale cultivar Zhangliang chromosome 2A, Zo_v1.1, whole genome shotgun sequence:
- the LOC122039706 gene encoding nucleobase-ascorbate transporter 12-like: MGSRRAIELGAVILILLSFVGKIGGFIASIPDVMVAGLLCCMWAMIAALGLSNLRYSETGSSRNNIIIGLSLFLSLSVPAYFQQYGLIPSSNSSVPSYFQPYAVASHGPIHTSSRGVNYVLNTLFSFHMVIAFIVAFILDNTVPGSRQERGVYVWSEPEAAKREPAITKDYGLPFRIGRMFTWVKWVGL; this comes from the exons ATGGGTAGTCGGAGAGCTATTGAGCTCGGTGCTGTCATTCTCATTCTGTTATCTTTTGTTG GGAAAATAGGAGGATTTATAGCTTCTATCCCAGATGTCATGGTGGCTGGTCTTCTTTGCTGTATGTGGGCCATGATTGCTGCTCTGGGCTTGTCAAACCTGCGATACAGCGAGACTGGAAGCTCCAGGAATAATATCATAATTGGCCTCTCATTGTTTCTCTCATTATCAGTACCTGCCTACTTCCAGCAATATGGACTTATTCCATCTTCAAATTCATCCGTTCCAAGTTACTTCCAACCATATGCTGTTGCATCTCATGGACCTATTCATACAAGTTCTCGAGGG GTGAACTATGTTCTGAATACTTTGTTTTCATTTCACATggtgattgcatttattgttgcaTTTATTCTTGACAACACTGTTCCTGGGAGCCGTCAAGAACGTGGAGTATATGTTTGGTCTGAACCAGAGGCAGCAAAAAGGGAACCAGCCATTACCAAAGACTACGGCTTGCCTTTCAGAATCGGACGTATGTTCACATGGGTGAAATGGGTTGGCTTATAG